The Styela clava chromosome 2, kaStyClav1.hap1.2, whole genome shotgun sequence genome contains a region encoding:
- the LOC120336820 gene encoding uncharacterized protein LOC120336820, protein MTTTIITTNVSEGFNGTMLTPGSTKIHDDSFNMRPGITTLISFAVAIVLVIVYLYYENVISCVKTVCFRRHPSKTGDSSAENIEMGTNGDQSSSTAFTGRKLTEEPGILCECGQIHLLKDCLKESELSPYKDIFDRIRNLTPDKQQTTESEGTTPLTTSLSRESVSKTHNVPRQTFSRNQQSPTTPVIVICDEKGNTKKSSPKSITPPLQSRPSRAVGISTVVHAQTGARPKEYKIENGVS, encoded by the exons ATGACAACTACAATAATAACAACGAATGTTTCTGAAGGATTCAACGGAACAATGTTAACGCCTGGAAGCACAAAAATTCATGACGACAGTTTTAATATGCGACCAg gTATCACAACTCTAATCAGCTTCGCAGTGGCAATCGTTCTTGTCATCGTCTACCTATATTATGAAAACGTTATATCGTGTGTAAAGACTGTATGCTTTCGTAGACATCCTTCAAAAACTGGTGATTCATCtgcagaaaatattgaaatgggCACCAATGGTGACCAAAGCTCAAGTACAGCGTTTACTGGAAGAAAGCTCACTGAAGAGCCAGGCATATTATGCGAGTGCGGACAAATACATTTACTGAAGGATTGTTTGAAAGAAAGTGAATTGTCACcatataaagatatttttgaTAGGATAAGAAATTTAACACCGGATAAACAGCAAACGACTGAAAGTGAAGGTACCACGCCACTAACGACATCTTTATCGCGTGAATCGGTGTCGAAAACACACAATGTGCCTCGGCAGACTTTCAGTCGTAACCAGCAAAGTCCGACCACACCAGTTATTGTGATTTGTGATGAGAAAGGAAACACAAAAAAGTCATCTCCGAAGAGCATAACACCCCCTTTGCAATCAAGGCCATCACGCGCTGTGGGGATATCCACAGTAGTACACGCGCAGACTGGTGCCAGGCCTAaggaatataaaattgaaaacggGGTGTCGTGA
- the LOC120336834 gene encoding microsomal glutathione S-transferase 1-like isoform X3: MSVYSLENEAFVSLLKYGSIVLLKLVAMSPITSVYRGIYKSVASEEDAKLAEPNDKEKQKKLMAKNPGVERARLAHLNDLENIVPFFLIAMLYVTIAPNAKTADFIFKIFAGSRILHTIVYLGKVRQPARGLAFMAGFCVNCYMLFQIMTVVLL; the protein is encoded by the exons ATGTCTGTGTATAGTCTTGAAAACGAGGCATTTGTGTCTTTACTTAAATATGGAAGTATTGTGCTTCTCAAGTTGGTAGCTATGTCTCCAATAACGTCGGTTTATCGGGGCATTTACAAGTCGGTTGCATCAGAAGAAGACGCGAAATTGGCTGAACCAAATGATAAGGAAAAGCAGAAAAAGCTTATGGCTAAAAATCCCGGAGTCGAAAGG GCACGATTAGCTCACCTCAACGATTTAGAAAATATTGTTCCTTTTTTTCTCATCGCGATGCTTTACGTCACTATTGCACCTAATGCGAAAACAGCTGACTTCATTTTCAAG atatttgCCGGATCCCGAATTCTCCACACCATCGTGTATCTCGGAAAAGTCCGTCAACCAGCACGCGGTCTGGCTTTCATGGCTGGATTCTGCGTCAATTGTTACATGCTGTTTCAGATTATGACCGTCGTATTATTGTAG
- the LOC120336835 gene encoding microsomal glutathione S-transferase 1-like, whose product MQVISIENEALRDLMKYGSVLLLKMICMSILTSAYRAVYQSFPVEEDAKAVAGEDKEMQRKLLVKNPNVERIRLAHLNDLENIVPFFIISMLYIASEPSPQTAKLLFQIFVGSRFAHTVIYLNGVRQPLRGIAFTVGFLVNFYMAIQVLLVSAW is encoded by the exons ATGCAAGTTATTAGCATAGAAAATGAAGCATTACGCGATTTGATGAAATATGGGAGCGTATTACTGCTGAAAATGATTTGTATGTCCATACTGACCTCCGCATATAGAGCCGTATATCAGTCTTTCCCCGTGGAAGAGGATGCCAAGGCAGTTGCTGGTGAAGATAAAGAGATGCAAAGGAAGTTATTGGTAAAGAACCCTAACGTAGAAAGG ATACGTCTCGCGCATTTGAACGACTTGGAAAATATCGTGCcgttttttatcatttcaatgCTGTATATTGCTTCTGAACCAAGTCCTCAAACAGCGAAGTTATTATTCCAG ATATTCGTGGGAAGTCGTTTTGCTCATACTGTAATCTACCTGAACGGAGTTCGCCAACCACTTCGTGGAATTGCCTTTACTGTTGGTTTTCTTGTAAATTTTTACATGGCTATTCAAGTGCTGTTAGTGTCAGCTTGGTAG
- the LOC120336831 gene encoding microsomal glutathione S-transferase 1-like, giving the protein MDSATIPALYSLKNPAFVSLVKFGTLIVAKMVLMSIVTTIYRVIYNSYVSEEDYALVYPEDKEKVKKKALVAQNANVERVRRAHQNDLENIVPFVLLAMFYIATNPDPATAALVFKSFAAIRFLHTIFYIGKIRQPSRSLAFFGGLLINMFMAQQILFSLCDLET; this is encoded by the exons ATGGATAGTGCAACGATACCAGCTTTATATTCGCTCAAAAACCCTGCGTTTGTTTCCTTGGTGAAGTTCGGAACGTTGATAGTCGCGAAAATGGTATTGATGTCCATTGTTACCACAATATACAGAGTAATATACAACTCATACGTATCTGAGGAAGATTATGCACTTGTGTATCCTGAAGACAAAGAAAAAGTCAAGAAAAAGGCTTTGGTTGCACAGAATGCAAATGTTGAAAGA gTACGCAGAGCCCATCAGAATGATTTAGAAAACATTGTTCCGTTTGTGTTGTTGGCAATGTTTTATATCGCTACGAATCCAGATCCCGCCACAGCGGCCCTTGTTTTTAAG AGTTTTGCTGCCATTCGTTTTCTtcatacaattttttatattggcAAAATTCGTCAGCCATCTAGAAGTCTTGCTTTTTTTGGAGGATTATTGATCAACATGTTCATGGCACAACAAATCCTCTTTTCTCTTTGTGATCTCGAAACATAA
- the LOC120336834 gene encoding microsomal glutathione S-transferase 1-like isoform X2: MSVFTTENDSFVALIKYGSLILFKMVMMSTVTSVYRVLHRSLTSEEDAYFAVGNNKEKQKKLLIEHPDVKRARLAHQNDLENIVPFFLISLLYISIKPEPKLTEFLFKVFAGSRILHSFVYIGKVRQPARYLTFLCGFLINVYMLVQIFRWAYVL; encoded by the exons ATGTCTGTGTTCACTACGGAAAATGATTCTTTTGTCGCTCTTATCAAGTATGGAAGCTTGATATTGTTCAAAATGGTTATGATGTCAACTGTTACCTCGGTATACAGAGTATTACATCGTTCTTTAACTTCAGAAGAAGACGCGTATTTTGCAGTCGGTAACAATAAAGAAAAGCAAAAGAAATTACTGATTGAGCATCCGGACGTGAAAAGG GCGCGCCTTGCTCATCAGAACGACCTGGAGAATATCGTACCCTTTTTCCTTATATCACTTCTATATATCTCAATCAAGCCGGAACCCAAATTGACGGAGTTTTTGTTCAAG GTTTTCGCCGGTTCCCGGATTCTGCATTCCTTCGTCTACATTGGGAAAGTTCGTCAACCTGCCAGATATTTGACCTTCTTATGTGGATTTCTTATCAATGTTTACATGCTTGTGCAGATTTTCAGATGGGCTTATGTTTTGTAG
- the LOC120336834 gene encoding microsomal glutathione S-transferase 1-like isoform X1: MINNTVFSLTNVTFLSLLKYGSVLLLKMVLMSLVTVIYRIIYRSVASEEDALFRVGGDKEKRKSLLMKNWNVERARNAHMNDIENIVPFFIIAILYVTIRPDPAMAEFLFKVFTASRIAHTTAYLGKIRQPVRSLAFIAGLFVNIYMIWQIMKKVF, from the exons ATGATAAATAATACAGTATTCAGCCTAACAAATGTGACGTTCCTGTCGCTGTTGAAATATGGAAGCGTATTGCTTCTGAAGATGGTTCTTATGTCGTTAGTAACCGTAATATATAGAATAATCTACCGATCTGTAGCTTCCGAGGAAGATGCTTTGTTTCGAGTAGGaggtgataaagaaaaacggaaAAGTCTTTTGATGAAAAACTGGAATGTGGAAAGG GCTCGAAATGCTCACATGAACGACATTGAAAATATTGTACCTTTCTTTATCATTGCAATACTGTATGTTACGATAAGACCTGATCCAGCAATGGCGGAATTCTTGTTCAAG GTCTTTACTGCATCCCGAATTGCTCACACTACTGCATATCTTGGTAAAATCCGCCAACCTGTGAGAAGTCTTGCTTTTATCGCTGGTTTATTTGTTAATATTTATATGATTTGGCAAATCATGAAAAAAGTGTTTTAG